The following are from one region of the Anabrus simplex isolate iqAnaSimp1 chromosome 8, ASM4041472v1, whole genome shotgun sequence genome:
- the Rap2l gene encoding ras-related protein Rap-2c, producing the protein MREFKVVVLGSGGVGKSALTVQFVSGCFMEKYDPTIEDFYRKEIEVDNSPCVLEILDTAGTEQFASMRDLYIKNGQGFVVVYSLTNHQTFQDIKPMKELITRVKGTERVPILLVANKVDLEHQREVQTVEGSGLAQLWGCPFVEASAKNRTNVNEMFAEIVREMNFSPEKEKKSYCCCTVL; encoded by the coding sequence ATGCGTGAGTTTAAAGTAGTTGTCCTCGGTTCGGGTGGAGTAGGCAAAAGTGCTCTTACTGTCCAGTTCGTGTCGGGTTGTTTCATGGAGAAATATGATCCGACAATTGAAGATTTCTACAGGAAAGAGATTGAAGTGGACAATTCCCCCTGTGTATTAGAAATTCTCGATACTGCTGGGACTGAACAGTTCGCGAGTATGCGCGATCTGTATATAAAGAACGGACAGGGATTTGTGGTTGTATATAGTCTTACCAATCATCAAACATTTCAAGATATAAAACCGATGAAAGAGTTAATAACTCGAGTTAAAGGGACAGAAAGAGTGCCAATTCTTTTGGTAGCCAACAAGGTGGATTTAGAGCACCAACGAGAAGTGCAGACTGTTGAAGGGAGTGGGTTGGCACAGTTGTGGGGTTGCCCATTTGTTGAAGCAAGTGCCAAAAACAGGACAAATGTAAATGAAATGTTCGCTGAAATTGTCAGGGAAATGAATTTCAGCCCTGAAAAAGAGAAGAAAAGTTACTGTTGCTGCACAGTTCTATAA